In Bacillota bacterium, one genomic interval encodes:
- the pilO gene encoding type 4a pilus biogenesis protein PilO, which yields MNTNWLATLSRREKFLGITAVLSITLILFIFYWYLPSKSYLEARGRLLREKEQELRGVQDLAQNLTALKRRLQQAHQYANRLEEQFPGQLDPAQLVRQLSTAARDTGISLIEITAATPPEQQDNERAFSAFAFRFGCAGTYSRLTAFIKKITAIAPVVQIDKLEIEKQPDGLLQCQLGLKTFADKEASPSAQKEVQGEKGTASLPAPERASPF from the coding sequence GTGAACACCAACTGGTTGGCAACACTTTCACGGCGCGAAAAATTTCTCGGAATAACTGCAGTCCTGAGTATTACCCTCATCCTCTTTATCTTTTACTGGTATCTCCCAAGCAAGTCCTACCTGGAAGCCCGGGGTCGTTTGCTCCGGGAAAAAGAACAGGAATTGCGTGGAGTCCAGGATCTTGCGCAAAATTTAACCGCGCTGAAAAGACGACTTCAGCAAGCACACCAGTATGCAAACAGGTTGGAGGAGCAATTTCCCGGTCAGCTTGACCCGGCGCAACTGGTACGCCAGTTGTCAACTGCCGCCCGGGACACGGGAATTTCTTTAATTGAAATTACCGCAGCAACACCCCCGGAACAGCAAGATAATGAAAGGGCATTTTCTGCATTTGCATTCCGGTTTGGCTGTGCCGGAACTTACTCCCGGCTAACCGCCTTTATCAAAAAAATTACAGCCATCGCACCGGTCGTCCAAATTGACAAACTGGAAATCGAAAAACAGCCTGACGGATTACTCCAGTGCCAATTGGGTTTAAAAACCTTCGCAGACAAAGAAGCTTCTCCCTCGGCCCAAAAAGAAGTCCAAGGAGAAAAAGGGACGGCTTCCCTCCCTGCTCCAGAGCGGGCCAGTCCCTTCTGA
- a CDS encoding shikimate dehydrogenase encodes MVITRPTKVFALFGDPVAHSLSPVMQNRAFAYHGLPFCYIPFRVRREDLNAAVVAIRALGLGGVNITIPHKEQVIPYLDEVDREARLIGAVNTILNQNGRLIGYNTDGAGFLLSLNAEINFTPGGKRVVLLGAGGGARAVAFSLALGGTRALAIFNRNLERAQVLAEDLRRATGCDVETGNLRDDFLYPALARADLLVHASPVGMYPHHEEAPLVKAELLPPGLVVCDLVYNPPKTRLIIEAEARGCRVLSGIGMLVYQGALAFEIWTGLRAPVEVMRAAVKENLHNFESAS; translated from the coding sequence ATGGTAATTACCCGGCCGACGAAGGTTTTTGCTTTATTCGGAGATCCTGTTGCGCACTCACTTTCTCCGGTCATGCAAAACAGGGCTTTTGCTTACCATGGCCTTCCTTTTTGCTATATTCCCTTCCGGGTCAGGAGAGAGGACCTTAATGCTGCAGTTGTTGCCATTCGGGCCTTGGGGTTGGGGGGAGTAAACATTACCATCCCGCATAAAGAACAGGTAATCCCCTACCTGGATGAAGTTGACCGGGAAGCCAGGCTCATTGGTGCAGTAAACACAATTCTGAACCAGAACGGCCGGTTGATCGGGTATAATACAGATGGAGCCGGATTTCTCTTATCTCTCAATGCTGAAATAAATTTTACGCCCGGGGGGAAACGCGTCGTACTGCTCGGTGCAGGAGGAGGAGCCCGGGCAGTGGCCTTTTCCCTTGCCCTGGGAGGGACCAGGGCGCTGGCCATTTTTAACAGGAATCTTGAACGGGCTCAGGTACTTGCGGAGGATCTCCGGCGTGCAACCGGGTGTGATGTGGAGACCGGTAATTTAAGAGACGATTTCCTTTACCCGGCACTTGCTCGTGCCGATTTACTGGTTCATGCCTCACCCGTGGGAATGTACCCTCACCACGAGGAGGCTCCGCTCGTGAAGGCGGAATTGCTGCCGCCCGGACTGGTTGTTTGCGATCTTGTTTACAATCCTCCAAAAACCAGACTCATAATTGAGGCCGAGGCGCGGGGTTGCCGGGTCTTGAGCGGGATCGGAATGCTGGTGTATCAAGGCGCACTTGCCTTCGAAATCTGGACGGGACTAAGAGCTCCTGTTGAGGTCATGCGGGCTGCTGTGAAGGAAAATTTACATAATTTCGAATCTGCCTCTTAA
- a CDS encoding shikimate kinase, translating to MVVLKKKNVVLTGFMGTGKTAIGKRLASHLKYNFIDTDREIEEVTGLRIPEIFRKYGEKRFRAEEYLVVQKVAERTGCVIATGGGVVLNPENVKRLRRNGLIILLEAEPGVIARRLQRHHVRPLLVKGDNLVAQIEALLKVRAPFYENHDFKVNTSDLSFEQVIENIICFLKKQGWEFKEETKHGNPSG from the coding sequence GTGGTAGTTCTGAAAAAGAAAAATGTTGTGTTAACGGGGTTTATGGGGACGGGTAAAACAGCAATTGGGAAAAGGCTTGCCTCCCACCTGAAATATAATTTTATTGACACGGACCGGGAAATTGAAGAGGTAACAGGACTGAGAATCCCTGAAATTTTCCGGAAGTATGGGGAGAAACGCTTCCGCGCTGAGGAGTACCTCGTTGTACAAAAGGTTGCGGAACGGACGGGTTGCGTGATCGCCACAGGAGGCGGAGTTGTCTTAAACCCGGAAAACGTGAAAAGGTTACGGAGAAACGGTTTAATCATCCTTTTGGAGGCGGAGCCCGGGGTGATCGCCCGGCGGCTTCAGCGACATCATGTCCGCCCCCTCTTAGTAAAAGGGGACAATCTGGTGGCGCAAATCGAGGCTCTCTTAAAGGTGAGGGCACCGTTTTATGAAAACCACGATTTCAAAGTGAATACATCAGATCTCAGTTTTGAACAGGTAATCGAGAACATCATCTGTTTTTTGAAGAAACAGGGATGGGAGTTCAAGGAGGAGACGAAACATGGAAACCCTTCAGGTTAG
- a CDS encoding PilN domain-containing protein, producing MTEINLLRGELQNLKKRETTLNLFPWVLGVVLTLLMLTFLGQLGLRMFINYKLARIEKDIARYQEAADIYNQLVQLENQNQKKEERLSKASSSGLPLNEVLTLTPAYTPPGVTHQAWQIQEGVFTIEGKASNYETLAQFIQNMESLSFTQSSWLQRTRQQTPQAEIEFTLQLTLAREGW from the coding sequence ATGACGGAAATCAACCTGCTCAGAGGGGAACTGCAAAATCTGAAGAAACGGGAGACAACCTTAAACCTTTTCCCCTGGGTGCTCGGTGTCGTCCTGACACTGCTAATGCTAACTTTTCTCGGGCAACTCGGCCTGCGAATGTTTATCAATTATAAACTCGCACGGATCGAAAAAGATATCGCCCGTTATCAAGAGGCTGCCGATATTTACAACCAGCTCGTCCAGCTTGAAAATCAAAATCAAAAGAAGGAGGAGCGGCTCTCGAAAGCCTCATCTTCCGGACTCCCCTTGAACGAAGTCCTAACCCTGACGCCGGCCTATACACCCCCTGGCGTAACTCACCAGGCCTGGCAGATCCAAGAAGGAGTCTTTACCATTGAAGGGAAAGCCTCTAATTACGAGACGCTGGCCCAATTTATTCAAAATATGGAGTCTCTCAGCTTCACTCAAAGTTCCTGGTTGCAGAGAACCCGGCAACAAACTCCGCAAGCAGAAATCGAATTTACCCTACAATTAACGCTGGCAAGGGAGGGATGGTAA
- the aroB gene encoding 3-dehydroquinate synthase: METLQVSLGARSYPILIGSSILSELGSYLVSLNLSPRIFVVTNETVGEIYGERVSDALAKAGFEVLYHELPDGEEYKSLDSASRLYTCALESGLDRQSALVALGGGVIGDLAGFVAATFLRGIPLVQVPTTLLAQVDSSVGGKVAVNHPKGKNMIGCFYQPLLVFTDVATLKTLHLRELRSGLAEVIKYGVIWDEGFFRFLEEHIDQVFAFNQEILSEIIKQSCSIKAKIVEKDERESGLRAILNFGHTIGHALETLAGYRVYRHGEAVSMGMVAAATLAVRKGLMDSEDRDRLVALLERAGLPTRLPCAAGEIQAVLPRDKKVLHGKLRFVLPLALGHVEIFSELEPDEIRVALEECREKGRDDYEPTG, from the coding sequence ATGGAAACCCTTCAGGTTAGCCTGGGGGCACGCAGCTATCCGATTTTAATAGGTTCTTCGATTCTGTCAGAACTGGGCAGTTATCTCGTGTCCTTAAATCTTTCGCCGCGCATTTTTGTGGTGACAAACGAAACTGTTGGGGAGATCTACGGGGAACGCGTAAGCGATGCCCTGGCAAAGGCCGGTTTTGAAGTCTTATACCATGAATTGCCGGATGGCGAAGAATATAAGTCACTTGATTCTGCTTCCCGGTTGTATACCTGCGCCCTGGAGAGCGGCCTTGACCGGCAGAGTGCACTGGTTGCCCTCGGCGGCGGTGTGATTGGGGATTTGGCGGGATTTGTTGCGGCTACATTCTTGCGCGGCATCCCGCTGGTCCAGGTTCCGACAACTTTACTGGCTCAGGTTGACAGTTCAGTGGGAGGAAAGGTCGCCGTTAATCATCCGAAAGGGAAAAATATGATCGGCTGTTTTTACCAACCCCTCCTTGTTTTCACCGATGTCGCCACTTTAAAGACCCTCCACCTGCGGGAATTACGGTCGGGCCTGGCGGAGGTAATCAAATACGGTGTTATTTGGGATGAAGGGTTTTTTCGCTTTTTAGAGGAACATATAGATCAGGTTTTTGCTTTTAACCAGGAGATCCTGAGCGAAATTATTAAACAATCCTGTTCAATTAAAGCTAAAATCGTAGAAAAGGACGAGAGAGAATCGGGATTAAGGGCGATTTTAAATTTTGGCCATACCATCGGGCACGCTCTCGAAACTCTCGCCGGTTACCGCGTTTACCGGCATGGCGAAGCTGTCAGTATGGGGATGGTAGCGGCGGCAACCCTTGCAGTAAGGAAGGGTTTGATGGATTCGGAGGATCGCGACCGTCTCGTTGCTCTTTTGGAGCGGGCGGGGTTGCCTACGCGTCTTCCCTGTGCCGCCGGGGAAATTCAGGCGGTTCTACCCCGGGATAAAAAGGTATTACATGGGAAGCTGCGTTTTGTGCTTCCCCTCGCTCTGGGTCATGTAGAGATCTTTTCGGAGCTTGAGCCGGATGAAATCAGGGTTGCCCTTGAGGAGTGCCGGGAAAAAGGGAGGGATGATTATGAGCCAACTGGATAG
- the pilM gene encoding pilus assembly protein PilM has translation MQLPFIMLRQSPKLRVGLEIAPGKARLVLVEQNKNRFRLIGYGARDLPFPFLEPASASTTAELSEILNDLFKSLGAPYQRIGLAVTHRPLFLRQVVLPRLPRNEMNRAVRFQAEVLFPRPLSGLVWDYSIVREKSNRTGKKIEIVLVASSREPLQQILQSLEEAQIKPAFIDIESFALYRACLNQGNQGFNSEQVPANTVLLNIEQTSLSLHIYNGSLLRRYRVIPFKDHGRAGLEQVFGEVDRSLSFWRLENHIATPALIVTGEMSRTPEVVAFLEEQLETKILVADPLQKIVIPNGIGEEVLQVIRACYSVPLGLTLRRRWQ, from the coding sequence ATGCAACTGCCTTTTATCATGCTCCGGCAGAGCCCGAAACTGCGGGTGGGGCTCGAGATTGCGCCCGGAAAAGCGCGACTTGTGCTGGTAGAGCAAAATAAAAACCGGTTCCGCCTCATCGGATACGGGGCCCGAGACCTCCCTTTTCCTTTTTTGGAACCTGCATCTGCCTCAACAACTGCTGAGTTAAGCGAAATCTTAAACGATCTCTTTAAGTCTTTAGGAGCACCGTACCAGAGGATCGGACTTGCCGTCACCCACAGGCCCCTATTCTTGCGCCAGGTGGTCTTACCCAGACTCCCTCGAAATGAAATGAACCGTGCCGTCCGCTTTCAGGCCGAAGTTCTCTTTCCTCGTCCTTTATCCGGACTTGTCTGGGACTACAGTATAGTAAGGGAAAAAAGCAACCGGACGGGAAAAAAAATAGAAATCGTCCTGGTCGCCAGTTCTCGCGAACCTTTGCAACAAATCTTACAATCCCTTGAAGAGGCGCAAATTAAACCTGCCTTTATAGATATCGAATCATTCGCCCTTTACCGGGCGTGCCTGAACCAGGGCAATCAAGGATTCAATTCGGAGCAGGTTCCGGCAAATACCGTTCTGCTCAACATCGAACAAACAAGCCTCTCCCTTCATATTTACAACGGGTCCTTGCTCCGGAGGTACCGTGTAATCCCCTTCAAAGACCACGGCCGGGCCGGTTTGGAACAGGTGTTTGGAGAAGTAGACCGCTCCCTCAGTTTCTGGCGGCTAGAAAACCACATCGCAACACCTGCCCTCATTGTTACCGGTGAAATGAGCCGCACCCCGGAAGTAGTTGCATTCCTGGAGGAACAACTCGAAACCAAAATTTTGGTAGCAGATCCGCTCCAGAAGATCGTGATCCCAAACGGGATCGGGGAAGAAGTGCTGCAAGTTATCCGGGCCTGTTACAGTGTACCGCTCGGTCTTACCTTACGGAGGCGATGGCAATGA
- a CDS encoding type IV pilus twitching motility protein PilT translates to MDSLELLRLTARRGASDLHLTVGIPPILRLNGRLCPLEFPPLTVLETEKITRSLLTEEQWKRFTSEGEIDLAYSLPGVSRFRVNAYRQRGSCALAIRVVPTKVPAFEELGLPEVVKNLARRPRGLILVTGPTGSGKTTTLAAMIDLINNETHCHIITLEDPIEYIHQHRKSIVNQREIGADTGSFANGLRAALRQDPDVILVGEMRDLETISTAITAAETGHLVLSTLHTVDATQTVDRIIDVFPPHQQQQIRIQLAATLQGILAQQLIPRIDGRGRVLGLEIMVVTPAIRNLIREGKTHQLISTIQTGGKYGMQTLESSLRRLYEAGLIKREDVLAHSPDLDSYQRLFHTLA, encoded by the coding sequence CTGGATAGCCTGGAACTGCTGCGCCTTACCGCGCGCCGGGGTGCCTCCGATCTACACTTAACTGTAGGTATTCCTCCTATCCTTCGTCTTAACGGTCGTCTTTGTCCCTTAGAATTTCCCCCGTTAACGGTGCTGGAAACGGAAAAAATTACACGGTCGCTCCTGACAGAGGAACAGTGGAAACGCTTTACCAGCGAAGGTGAAATTGATCTGGCCTACTCTCTGCCCGGGGTAAGCCGCTTCCGCGTCAATGCTTACAGGCAGCGCGGGTCTTGTGCCCTGGCAATCCGCGTTGTTCCAACGAAGGTTCCTGCTTTTGAAGAACTCGGGTTACCGGAAGTTGTAAAAAATCTTGCCCGGCGTCCGAGGGGTTTAATTCTGGTGACCGGGCCAACGGGAAGCGGAAAAACAACGACCCTTGCCGCAATGATCGATCTGATCAATAACGAGACCCACTGCCACATTATTACCCTCGAAGATCCCATTGAATACATCCACCAGCACCGGAAGAGCATCGTAAACCAGCGGGAAATCGGAGCAGATACGGGTTCCTTTGCCAACGGTTTACGTGCTGCCTTGCGCCAGGATCCAGACGTGATTCTTGTCGGGGAAATGAGGGATTTGGAAACCATCTCAACCGCCATTACTGCTGCCGAAACAGGGCACCTGGTTCTTTCCACCCTTCACACCGTTGATGCCACCCAGACCGTAGACCGGATTATTGATGTTTTCCCGCCACACCAGCAGCAGCAGATCAGGATTCAACTGGCGGCTACCTTGCAGGGTATTCTGGCCCAGCAGTTAATCCCCCGGATTGACGGGAGGGGGAGGGTGCTTGGCCTGGAAATTATGGTTGTAACTCCGGCAATCAGAAACTTAATCCGGGAAGGAAAGACCCATCAACTGATCTCCACCATTCAAACGGGTGGGAAATACGGGATGCAGACCCTTGAGAGTTCTCTTCGCAGGCTTTACGAAGCGGGACTCATTAAACGCGAGGATGTTCTAGCTCATTCACCGGATCTCGATTCCTACCAGAGACTTTTTCACACCCTTGCCTGA
- a CDS encoding response regulator, translated as MVSVLIVDDYAALRRLLVEYLSTCPNLQVIGEAGNGREAIETIELTPPQVVVMDVRMPVLDGISATRLIKERWPEIVVLSYSGDQSPEVAEEAKAAGATLHFTKPLNLEQLAREIQELIAVLV; from the coding sequence ATGGTATCGGTCCTTATTGTGGATGATTATGCTGCCTTAAGAAGGTTGCTTGTGGAATACCTGAGTACCTGTCCAAATCTCCAGGTAATAGGGGAAGCAGGAAACGGTCGCGAAGCAATTGAAACCATCGAGTTGACTCCTCCTCAGGTTGTTGTAATGGACGTGCGAATGCCGGTTTTGGATGGAATCAGTGCGACACGGCTCATTAAAGAGCGGTGGCCTGAAATTGTAGTTCTTAGTTATTCGGGCGATCAATCCCCCGAGGTGGCAGAGGAGGCAAAAGCAGCAGGAGCAACATTGCATTTCACAAAACCGCTTAATCTGGAACAACTTGCCAGAGAAATCCAGGAACTGATAGCAGTTTTGGTGTAG
- the aroC gene encoding chorismate synthase, producing MLRFLTAGESHGPALVAVIEGLPAGVPLDKKVINAQLERRQFSFGRGARMKIERDQVEILAGVRKGFSLGSPVALLIKNLDWVNWQEVMSPDPADIVAEKEKARMLTRPRPGHADLAGGLKYRQADLRNVLERASARETAVRVAVGTAARIFLENLGCRIVGHVVQIGSVAVSSLEPDYLKIAARAAESPVACADQAASREMVAEIEQAREKGDTLGGILEIACLGLPPGLGSHVHWDRRLDTRLAAALMGIPSVKGVEIGLGFQGAALPGSAYHDPICYTPGGGFNRPTNRAGGVEGGMTNGAPLIVRAVVKPVPTLRTPLPSVDLFTKEPVQAAFERSDICVVPAAAVVGEAMLAWVLACAVLEKFGGDTLAEVQTRWQEYLSYIKQV from the coding sequence ATGTTACGTTTTTTGACAGCCGGGGAATCGCACGGCCCTGCGCTGGTTGCCGTTATTGAAGGATTACCTGCGGGTGTGCCCCTGGACAAAAAGGTGATAAATGCTCAATTGGAGCGCAGGCAGTTCTCTTTCGGGCGGGGGGCGCGCATGAAAATTGAACGTGATCAAGTAGAAATTCTTGCCGGCGTCAGGAAGGGATTCAGCCTGGGGAGCCCCGTTGCTTTATTGATTAAAAATTTGGACTGGGTGAATTGGCAGGAGGTCATGTCTCCCGATCCGGCGGACATTGTGGCTGAAAAAGAGAAAGCCAGGATGCTGACACGGCCCCGGCCGGGGCACGCTGACCTGGCGGGCGGCCTGAAATACCGGCAGGCAGATTTACGTAATGTTCTGGAAAGGGCTAGCGCGAGGGAAACCGCAGTCCGGGTCGCTGTTGGCACTGCCGCCCGCATTTTTCTTGAGAACCTGGGGTGCCGGATTGTCGGTCATGTTGTGCAAATCGGTTCTGTTGCGGTCAGCTCCTTAGAACCCGATTACCTCAAAATCGCGGCGCGCGCCGCAGAAAGCCCGGTTGCTTGCGCCGATCAAGCGGCTTCAAGGGAAATGGTAGCAGAAATTGAGCAGGCGAGGGAAAAAGGGGATACGCTGGGTGGGATCCTTGAAATTGCCTGCCTCGGCCTCCCTCCCGGCCTGGGCAGTCACGTTCACTGGGACCGCCGTCTTGATACGCGTCTTGCTGCAGCTTTAATGGGAATTCCTTCGGTCAAGGGAGTGGAGATCGGCCTGGGTTTTCAGGGTGCCGCCCTGCCGGGTTCCGCCTACCACGATCCCATCTGTTATACCCCCGGGGGAGGTTTTAACCGTCCCACCAACCGTGCCGGAGGTGTAGAAGGAGGGATGACCAACGGTGCCCCTCTGATCGTACGTGCTGTTGTCAAACCGGTCCCAACGCTGCGGACTCCTTTGCCCAGTGTGGATCTTTTCACGAAAGAGCCGGTGCAAGCTGCATTCGAGCGGAGCGATATTTGTGTTGTCCCCGCCGCCGCGGTGGTCGGGGAGGCAATGCTGGCCTGGGTTTTAGCCTGCGCGGTTTTAGAGAAGTTCGGGGGGGATACTCTAGCCGAAGTTCAGACGCGCTGGCAGGAATACCTGAGCTACATTAAGCAGGTTTAA